One Tenebrio molitor chromosome 2, icTenMoli1.1, whole genome shotgun sequence genomic region harbors:
- the LOC138124477 gene encoding putative gustatory receptor 28b produces MMSLVSSGMYLIVLWTNVLIKRDKSIEFLVKIVDFDVKVQTSGLKINYQRYQKKTIKRFLFKHLTLIFHCTLYVMMITNNFSSIDLRIDVVLSYTMAMVYMIVNHEFSFQVVELILMLKERFQLLNNRLEKIAKHCSSDISFVENTGIFLTLTKICTLHHHLCKLIKLFNNIFGPVLLSLFTTIFVIMTILIFYMSGCLQAKIVQWDVISKLSVLSLLYGVTLISICDVCYSTIEEMARSGELIHKIETYDHDVIDEIEMFSLQIANENVQFSAAGFFPINYTLVFSFIGGVTTYMIILKQLAATLS; encoded by the exons ATGATGAGTTTGGTTAGTAGTGGAATGTATTTAATTGTACTGTGGACGAATGTTTTGATAAAAAGAGACAAGTCAATAGAATTTCTGGTAAAAATAGTTGACTTTGACGTGAAAGTGCAAACCAGTGGACTAAAAATCAACTACCAGAGATATCAGAAGAAGACGATAAAACGATTTCTGTTTAAACATTTAACTCTCATATTTCACTGCACTCTTTATGTGATGATGATCACGAACAACTTTAGTAGTATTGATTTACGAATAGATGTTGTACTGAGCTATACTATGGCAATGGTCTACATGATAGTTAACCACGAATTTTCCTTTCAAGTGGTAGAACTGATACTAATGTTGAAGGAGAGATTTCAATTGTTAAACAACCGACTcgagaaaattgcaaaacacTGCTCTTCGGACATTAGTTTCGTCGAGAACACAGGAATCTTTCTGACTCTCACCAAAATCTGCACTTTGCACCACCATCTGTGTAAGCTGATTAAACTCTTCAACAACATCTTCGGCCCAGTCCTACTGTCACTCTTCACCACCATATTCGTAATAATGACAATACTGATTTTCTACATGTCTGGATGTTTACAAGCTAAAATTGTACAATGGGATGTCATTTCGAAACTTTCAGTTTTGAGCTTGTTGTACGGAGTCACTTTAATTAGCATCTGCGACGTTTGCTACTCCACCATTGAGGAG ATGGCCAGATCGGGCGAACTCATTCACAAAATCGAAACCTACGATCACGACGTTATCGACGAAATCGAAATGTTTTCGTTGCAAATCGCCAACGAGAACGTCCAATTTAGCGCCGCTGGATTTTTTCCGATCAATTACACTTTGGTGTTTTCG TTTATTGGAGGAGTTACGACTTACATGATAATACTGAAACAGTTAGCGGCCACGTTGTCCTAA
- the LOC138124869 gene encoding putative gustatory receptor 28b translates to MLYKVQKSNEETFKKFTTSIRILLTQGQMLGIISFTCAESGFKFSKLKTAGNVTASCVLTLVTCYCMYNFAVDPHLKMIMKTTYSIGLVCSGTFFVTTWTSVLVKKDKLVEFLVKIVDFDVKLRSNGLTINYQKYKTKMIRRLLLKYLLVALHLVAYVLMYMENKGYFHYSMVAHGEGIVFMMVSQALSFQLTELVLMLRHRFQLLNGRIEKIVFASESTSFVERTSQNRRLFLTFCKICSLHHHLSKMIKLFNDIYGLTLLLQFSVAFLVMTMMFFYITGFLQADVVPWLQVSNILLLAVLYGIDCFRVCDVCYSTVLEVTKSGELIHKIDTDDHDVIDEIEMFSLQIANENVEFSAAGFFPINYTLVFSFVGGVTTYIIILIQLAATLKE, encoded by the exons ATGTTGTACAAGGTGCAAAAATCCAACGAAGAaacgttcaaaaaatttacaacgtCCATCAGAATACTTCTCACTCAGGGTCAAATGCTCGGGATTATTTCTTTCACCTGTGCAGAGTCAGGCTTCAAGTTTTCCAAATTGAAAACCGCCGGAAATGTCACAGCCAGTTGTGTACTCACTCTAGTCACCTGTTACTGCATGTACAATTTTGCCGTAGACCCGCATTTAAAAATGATCATGAAAACGACATATTCAATTGGTTTGGTTTGCAGTGGCACTTTCTTTGTAACGACTTGGACAAGCGTTTTGGTTAAAAAGGACAAACTCGTCGAGTtcttggtaaaaattgttgacTTCGACGTAAAATTGAGAAGCAATGGATTGACGATCAACTATCAGAAATACAAAACCAAAATGATTAGGCGACTGCTGTTGAAGTATTTACTCGTGGCGCTGCATCTTGTTGCCTATGTGTTAATGTACATGGAGAACAAGGGATATTTTCACTATTCCATGGTGGCCCACGGTGAAGGAATTGTCTTCATGATGGTCAGCCAAGCGTTGTCCTTCCAACTAACCGAGCTGGTCCTCATGTTGAGACACCGATTTCAGCTCCTCAACGGTCGAATCGAAAAAATCGTCTTCGCCTCGGAAAGCACGAGCTTCGTCGAGAGGACCTCCCAAAACCGCCGACTCTTCCTCACTTTCTGCAAGATCTGCTCCTTGCACCATCACCTCTCCAAGATGATCAAACTCTTCAACGACATCTACGGCTTGACCCTGCTCTTGCAGTTCTCCGTCGCTTTCCTCGTCATGACCATGATGTTCTTCTACATAACCGGGTTCTTGCAAGCGGATGTGGTGCCGTGGCTGCAGGTCTCAAATATTCTCCTCCTGGCTGTGCTGTACGGAATCGACTGCTTCCGGGTCTGCGACGTCTGCTACTCCACCGTTCTGGAG GTGACCAAGTCGGGCGAGCTCATTCACAAAATTGACACCGACGACCACGACGTCATCGACgaaattgaaatgttttcaTTGCAAATCGCCAACGAGAACGTCGAATTCAGCGCGGCTGGATTTTTTCCGATCAATTACACTTTGGTGTTTTCG TTTGTTGGAGGAGTTACAACCTACATTATAATACTGATCCAGTTAGCGGCTACACTCAAGGAATAA